The DNA region GTCGCATTGGGTTTGAGCCAGATGATCAAGCCCTTCAAATCATAAAGAAAATATCTAAATTGCCCATGATAAAAATTGAGGGTATCTTCACCCATTTTTCAAGAGCAGATGAGTCTGACCACAGCACGAGTCATATTCAACTGGATATATTCAAAGGCTTCATCGCTAAACTAAAAGAAGCAGGAATAGAATACTTTGATTTACATATGTCCAACAGTGCTGGATTAATAGAAGTTCATCAAGCGGAGTTTAACATGGTACGCGTTGGTATTGCCCTATATGGATTGTATCCATCCTATGAAGTGGACCATACATTATTTAAGCTCAAACCGGCTTTGACATTAAAGAGCAATATTATCCTTCTTAAAGAAATGGATGAAGGTATGCCCATATCTTATGGTGGTACTTATGTGACAGGTAGAAAAACCAAAGTCGCTACCATTCCAGTAGGTTATGGTGATGGTTACCCTAGAGCACTGTCATCAAAGGGGAGGGTTTTAATTCGAGGGTCTTATGCCCCGGTTATAGGACGTATTTGTATGGATCAGTTTATGGTGGATGTGACAGACATAGAAGGTGTAAAAGAAGGGGACGTTGTGGTCCTTATTGGTGATATGATGGGTCAGGGCATATCTGTAGAAGAAATCGCTTCACATATGGATACCATTAATTATGAAGTGGTTTGTCAGCTGGGAAAAAGAATCCCACGCGTATACTATAAGAATCAAAAACCGGTGCTGTCCATTGATTATTTTTAATGTAAAATTATAAAAAATAGGTTATAATAACGTGTTAGGAAACAGATATGAGTGAAGGCTTATGTCTGTTTTTAGTCTAGTGGTTGGTTAATGCTTAATTAAGCTATGAATAATATGAAGGATAAGAGACAAAAACATGAAAAAACGTAAGCATAAAATTATTGAAGAAATAAAAATAATAGAAAATGCCAGTCATGCCAGTGATATCGATGTTAGAAGGCACTTTTATGCAAAGTTGTTTGCCATTGCTTTGCCCATGGCACTTCAAAATCTGGTATCCTCCTCACTAAATCTAATTGATACATTTATGATCAGTTCACTTAGTACAGCATCTATTGCCGGTGTTACAGCGGCCAATAAACTTTTTTTTATACTCTTTCTCTTCTTATTTGGGATTAGTAGTGGTTCGTCTATATTGACCGCTCAGTATTGGGGTGTCAAAGATGTAAAAAATATCAGAAGAGTGCTTGGGATATGTCTAATGCTTGGTATAAGCGGTGCCTTCCTATTTACTTCAGCCGCCTTATTCGCACCTGAAATGGTAATGAGGATTTTTACGAACCAACCCGGAGCCATATCAGAGGGGGCAAGTTATTTAAGAATTATCGGTCTTAGCTATATACCGACTTCTATTACATTTGCCTATGTTTTTATACTAAGAAGTACGGGCAATGTTAAGTTGCCCATGAAGATCAGTATAATAGCGATTATGCTCAACACTTTTCTAAACTGGGTACTCATCTATGGTAATCTGGGAGCACCTGCCCTTGGCGTTTCAGGAGCAGCTATTGCAACTGTTATTGCGCGTGGGTTAGAATTTGCATTACTCATGGGCATCATCTATCGTAACAATGAAGTAGCAGCAGCACGTCTTCATGAACTTTTAGATATTAATAAGACTTTTTTTGCAAAGTATATAAAAACAGTTTTGCCGGTAATCTTTAATGAGTTAATATGGGCAGTTGGTGTTACCATGTACGACTTGGTCTATGGACGTATGGGTGAATCGGTTATGGCGGCTATGGGTATCACCAAAACCATAGAACAAATGACTTTTTTCTTTATCTATAGCTTAGGTAATGCTTCCGGCGTCATCTTAGGCAATCAAATGGGTACAGGGGATATGACGCAGGTCTTTTACTATGCTAAGAAGCTGGTAAAAATCATGGTCATCATTGGGCTGAGTATGAGCGTTATATTATTTATTGCATCAGGACCACTAGCAAGCTTTTTCCAAGTCGAACCCCTTGTAGCAACCTATATTCAAAATTGTATTCGTGTACTGGCCATTGTAACGGTGGTGAAGGGTCTGAATATGCTCATCATCGTAGGTATCTTAAGAAGCGGTGGCGATACCACTTTTGCCATGTATCTGGATGGTGGCGCAGTATGGCTGGTAGCTGTACCTTTGGTTTTCCTGGGCGGATTCGTCTGGAAACTGGAGATCCAATATGTCTATATGTTGGCCCTTACAGAAGAATTTATTAAAGTATCTATTGGTTTATACCGTGTATGGTCAAAAAAATGGATCAATAACCTTATTTTTGAGGAATAACGGGTAAAAGGTTAGAGTACAAAAAACGTTGGTGTCACCTTACTCTACACATGTGGAAGTAATTGTTTTACTACAAAACAAATTTACGTAGAAATCGTTGATTTTACAACGTTTGTTGAACTCTGGACTGCGGACCGAAAAGAAGGTAAACCAAGAAATAGACGCTTGATTGACCATGTTAAGGTTTCAGCAGGAGTGTACCTCGATGTTAAGGGTACAATAGAAAAATAGATAAAAGTGAATAATATAGATTGAATTTTAGGGATACTTAGAAATTAGGTATCCCTTTTCTACGTAAAAAATAAGGAGGAATTACAATGGCAGAGGTAATTACAGTAGCAAATCACAAAGGTGGCTGTGCAAAAACGGTCACGACATTGAATTTAGGATATGCATTAAAAGAACTAGGGTATAAGGTGGCTTTAGTGGATCTGGATTCACAAGCAAATCTTACAACATGTTTTGGCATTGATAATCCAAATAGCATTGAAACAAATATTGCTCATCTAATGATCGCTAAGATTGATGAAGAGCCCTTACCGGATAAAGAGCAGTACATTATTTCAAAAGATGGACTTGACCTTATCCCATCAAGTATTTATTTGTCTGTGGTAGACGCTAATCTAAGACTTGAGATGGGAAGTGAGCGGATATTAGACGAGATACTAGAACCATTACGAGAGGAATACGATTATATTATTGTGGACACACCACCTTCTCTTGGTTCATTAACCATTAACGCTTTAAGTGCTGCGGATAGCGTGATTATTACCGTTAACCCACAACTCTTAGCAATGATGGGGCTTCAAGATTTCTTAAAGACAACGAAAAAGATACAAAAACGTATCAATCAAAAGTTAAGTATCAAGGGTATCTTGTTGACGATGTGTGATTCAAGAACGAATTTATCCAAGATTTTGTCGGAGCAAGTGAAGGAAGCTTATAACGGTGTTATTAAAATCTATGATACTTACATACCGATGACAGTTAAGGTTGGTGAATCGGTTTATTATGGGCAAAGTATTTCAGAGTATTGTCCAGATTCAAAGGCAGGAATTGCCTACAGTAAATTTGCTAAGGAGCTGATTAGCCATGAAGAAAAATAGTCCAAGAAGAAATATTGCTGATGCCATTGATTTTCTAACAGATGATTCATATGAGCAACAAATAACAGATATAGAAATTAGTGAAGTAAGTGAGTTTTCAGACCATCCATTTCATTTGTATGAAGGGAAACGCCTTGAAGATATGGTTGAAAGTATCAAAAAGAATGGTGTGTTAAATCCAGTTATTGTTAGGAAGTTAGATGATGGAAAACTCGAAATGCTTTCAGGACATAACAGAATGAATGCTTCTAGAATTGCAGGATTAGAAAAAGTACCGGCAGTTATCAAAAGTGGTTTAACGGATGAAGAAGCCTATATTTATGTCATTGAGACAAACCTTATGCAACGCTCATTTAATGATCTTCATGATACCGAAAAAGGAGCTGTATTAAAACTCCGACATGAAAAAATAAGTAGTCAAGGAAGACGTTCAGATATTCTTAGAGAACTCAATGCTATTGAAAATGGAGATGAATTTGACGAAGAATCACAAGTGATTGACAGTCGTGGAAGGTTAGCGAAAGAATACAATCTCGATAATAGAAAGGTTGCAAGATTAATCCGACTAACTTATTTAATCGAGGATTGGAAGCTGTTCGTAGACAACACTAAGAAGGCGTTCCTAATAGGTGTAAATATATCATATTTAGCACCTGAAATGCAGACATATTTATACCAAGAATGTGACGAAATGGGGATTAAGTTAAACCTAAAGAATGCTGAAGCATTGAAGAAAATGAATGCTGACAAACCACTAGATGAAACAGCAATCAGCAAGTTTCTTCTGAGTAATGAGAAGGAAAAAATTAAGCCGAAAGAATATCAAAGTATAAAAGTACGAGCCAAGGTTTTTGATAAATATCTTAAGGACATTGGAAGTCCATCAGATGTGGATGTTATCATTGAAGCCGCACTTAAAGAATACTTTGATAAAAGAGGGTAGGTGATATGGGAGGAAGAACTTTTTCGAGATATACAGCAACAGATATTGCTAGAGGAAGGTTTTATCAGATGCCTAAATTCTTGTTTGATGGAGAGCTTAAAAAAGGTCTCTCAAATGATGCAAAAGTCTTATATTCTTTGTTGAAAGATAGGCATGAATTAAGTCTACAGAACAACTGGGTGAATGAGAATAACGAAGTATATTTAGTTTATACCAGGGGCAACATGCAAGAGATGTTAGGGCTTTCGGATAAAACAGTTAAGAAAGCAGTAGATCAATTAAAAAAATATGGGCTAATGGAGGAAGAACGATTAGGGTTTAATAGACCAAATCGTATCTATTTAACGGCTGTAACCCTTGAAAATAGAGGAGTCGGAGATTCTCCGATTCCGGACACGGAAGATTTACGATTCAGGAGTCGGAGAAATTCCGATTCTGGACACGGAGATTCTACGATTCATGATACGGAGAAATTCCGACCTAATGATACTAATACTAATCATACTGATTATAGAGATACTAATCCTATCAATCCATCTAAAAAAAAGAATGATGGATATGATGTGATTGAATTACAAAAAGGCTATGAAAAAATCATCAAAGAAAACATAGGGTATGAATATCTGTACCAGAATAAAATAGGTTGGAGAGAAGATGTTGAAAGTATTGTTGGAATCATGGTGGATGTTTGCACGATGCCAGAAGATAGTTCAGTTAAAGTCAATGGAACACCAATGAGTGTTGGAATTGTTAAATCCCAGTTCTTAAAAATTGACTCATCACATATTGAATATATCATGGGTTCACTGAATGATAATCCATCAGACGTCAGGAATATACGAGCATACTTGATAACAACAATCTATAATGCACCAAATACAATATCACAGTATTACAGGTCAAGAGTAAACCATGATCTATATGGTGGACGGTGATGAAAGGAGTAGCTATTGCAAGAACAAGTTAACGAAAAGACCATAGCACTCCAAGTGAGTGCCGCAAAGTTTACAGCAAGAGAATTAAAACACCTGATGGCTGTATACCTTAGACATCGAAAAGATAAAAAGCAAAGAAAACCGCTTAAGATTAAAGAGACAAAGAAAAACGGCAAGGTGACTCTTGAAGATTTGAGCAAGAAACATGACGGACTGAAATCTATAGAAATTTCTGAGAAGAACATTAAAGACTTCGAGAAGACCGCCAAGAAATATAATCTTGAATATGCTTTGAAAAAGGATATTAAAACAGATCCACCAACATACTTTGTTTTCTTCAAAGGAAGAGACCTGGATGTTATTGATTTTGCTTTTCGTGAATACCTGAAAGAAAGTATGGAGAAAGCCAATGAGAATAAACCATCTATCAGAAAAGCACTTAAGAAAATGCTTGATAAAGCCAAAGCAATGAACAAGACCAGAGACAAATTAAAAGACAAGGAGCCAAGTTTATGACAGAAAATTTTAAGAAGTATGCATTCCGGTTCCTGCCTTACTTCATCATCGCTTATGTATTTAATCAGTTATCAGAATTATACAGAGGGATTGATGAAGCAAAGCCAATAGTAAGGTTGATTAAGGTGTCAGAGCAAGCAGGTCTGTTGTTTGATACGCCATGGATTAGCTTTAACATTCAAGATGTTTTAGTTGGCATCATTGGAGGTGCAACAACCTTTGCGGTAGTTTATATAAAAGGTAAGAATGCCAAGAAGTACCGGCATGGTGTTGAGTATGGTTCGGCTAGATGGGGTAATGCAAATGACATTAAACCTTATATGGATACAGAGTTTGAAAAGAATATCATACTTACTAAGTCAGAACGATTGATGATGAATAGTAGACCGAAGAATCCCAAGCATGCCAGAAACAAGAATGTTCTTGTTGTAGGTGGTTCCGGTTCAGGTAAAACAAGATTCTTTGTTAAACCGAACCTGATGCAGATGCATTCAAGCTATGTAGTCACAGATCCCAAAGGGACCGTGCTTGTAGAATGTGGTAAGTTATTGGAACGAGGTAGACCTAAAGGAATAAAAAATGGGGCTGTTGAGTATGAGCCGTATCACATCAAAGTTCTGAACACGATTAATTTTAGGAAGTCCATGCATTACAATCCATTTGCATATATTCGTTCAGAAAAGGATATTTTGAAGCTTGTAAGTGCAATTATTGCCAATACAAAAGGTGAAGGTGAAAAAGCCGGTGAAGATTTTTGGGTAAAAGCCGAAAGGCTCTATTACACAGCTCTCATCGGCTATATTTATTATAAGGCACCTAAAAATGAGCAGAACTTTACAACCTTACTTGAAATGATAAATGCAAGTGAAGCTAGAGAAGATGATGAAGATTTTAAGAATCCAGTTGATTTGCTTTTTGAGGCTTTAGAGAGAGAAGATCCTGGACATTTTGCTGTTAGACAGTACCAAAAATATAAACTGGCTGCAGGAAAAACAGCTAAATCAATATTGATTAGTTGTGGTGCTAGATTAGCACCTTTTGATATAAAGGAGCTACGAGAACTCATGGAGTATGATGAGTTGGAGCTTGATACTTTGGGTGACAAGTTGACAGCACTATTTGTTATTATTTCTGATACAGATGACACTTTTAACTTTGTTGTAGCAATGATGTATACCCAACTATTTAACCTTCTGACTGATAAAGCAGATGATGTTTATGGAGGTCGATTGCCAATCCATGTTAGATTTCTGCTTGATGAGTTTGCCAATATCGGTCAGATACCGAAGTTTGAAAAACTTATAGCAACAATCAGATCTAGAGAGATGTCTGCCAGTATTATTCTTCAGACGCAAAGTCAGTTAAAAGCAATCTATCGTGACCATGCAGACACCATAATCGGTAACTGCGATACATCGTTGTTCTTAGGTGGTAAAGAGAAATCAACCCTAAAGGACTTATCAGAAAGTTTAGGTAAAGAAACCATTGATCTATACAACAATTCAGAGAATCGAGGACGTGAAAGAAGCTATGGTATTAATTATCAAAAAGTAGGAAAAGAGTTAATGACCATGGATGAGCTTTCAGTTATGGATTCAGGAAAGTGTATTCTCCAGTTAAGAGGTGTTAGACCTTTTCTTTCAGATAAATTTGATATAACGAAACACAAGTATTATAAGTTACTTGGTGATAGTGATAAGCGAAATAATTACGATATCGATAAGAGCTTATCAACGAAACTACGGTTCAAGAAGAACCAACCAATAGAATTAGTAGAACTAAATATTCAAGGTAGCTAAAAGCACTCATGAAATCATTCACGGGTGTTTTTTCTATATACAACCAAACATTCCAAGGAGGAAGAGAGAAATGACATTTTTTCAATCAGCAATCGGTACATTACAAACATTGGTAACAGCAATCGGAGCAGGGCTTGCAGTATGGGGTGTTATCAATCTACTAGAGGGTTATGGTAATGACAATCCGGGTGCAAAATCACAGGGGATCAAACAACTTATGGCAGGTGGAGGAATTGCGTTGATTGGCACTCAACTAATTCCATTACTTGCAAACCTATTTTAAGAAGGAGGCACAATGAACTCAATTTTCGATAAGATAGAGGAATTCTTTACCACTCTGCTTATTGGAATGATCGAACAGAACCTAACCGGATTATTAACGGATGTTAATAGCAAGGTTGGGAGTATTGCCGGTGAGGTGGGAACAACGCCACAATCGTGGAACAGCAGTATCTTTACGATGATAGAAAATCTGTCGGATACTGTTGTCGTTCCAATCGCTGGAATGGTAATGACAGCGATACTATGTTACGAACTCATATCAATGGTCTTGGAAAAAAACAACATGCATGAAATTGATACATGGATGTTTTATAAATGGATTATGAAAGCAGTTATTGCTGTTTATTTCGTTACCAACACTTTTGACATTGTGATGGCAATATTTGATATAGCTCAACATATGGTGGATGCATCAGCCAGCTCAATCAATACGACTGCGAGTGTTGATATTGATTCATCGGTTTCAGCAATGATTGATGGACTAAGTGGAAAATCAGTTGCAGAGTTGGCAGGTATAGCATTGGAAACAGGTGTGGTTAGATTAACCATGTCTGCCATATCAATAGTGATAACCGTAATCTTATATGGGCGTATGATTGAGATTTATCTTGCCTGTTCAGTTGCAGCAATACCATTATCAACAATGGCAAATAAAGAGTGGAGTCAAGTGGGGACTAATTATATTCGTAGTTTAGCGGCTCTTGGTCTTCAGGGATTCTTTATTATGGTTGCAGTCGGCATATACGCTGTCTTGGTCAATTCAATAACAGTAACAGACAACATACATTTAAGTGTGCTTTCAATAATGACCTATACAGTCATTTTATGCTTTGCCCTTGTGAAAACAAGTAGCTTGGCAAAGTCAGTAATGAATGCACATTAGGCTATCAAGGAGGAATAATTATGGCGTACGTATCAGTGCCAAAGGATCTTAGCAAAGTTAAGACTAAAGTGGCACTTAACCTTACATTGAGACAAATAATAAGCTTTTCCATTGGAGCAGTAGTAGGATTTCCGGTGTATTGGTATTCAAGAACAACAGTCGGAAATGATATTGCTGTCTATCTAATGATAGGTTGTGTCCTACCATTTTTCATGGCAGCTATTTTTGAAAAAGATGGCATCGTTTTTGAAAAGTATCTGGGTTACATCATTAAACAAAGATTTCTGAACCCTAAGATTAGACCATATAAAACAGAGAATTTCTATGAGTTTCTCGATAATCTAGGAAGGGAGGAAGTTAAATATGTTCAAAAAGAAAGAAAAGGTACAGGCAAAACCAGTGCAAAAAAAGCAAAAACCAAAAGGCAACAACAAAAAGTTGTCAAAGAAGCCGACTTCGCAGCAGAAGCAGTCTAAGAATCAACCTAAAAAGCAACAAAAGAAGAAGGCTAAGAAAAGAAAAGTAGCAGATACAGCACAAGCAACACTTAAATACAAAGCAATATTTCCTGATGGGATTTGTCAGCTGAGTAATCGAAAGTTCTCTAAGACGATTAAGTTCTATGATATAAATTACTTGCTGGCACAGAATGAAGATAAATCTCAAATCTTTGATGGTTATTGCGACTTCCTGAATTACTTTGATTCATCCATATCCATTCAGCTTTCCTTTGTCAATATGAGAGCAAGTGCCAATGTGTTTCTGGAAACCATTAAAATTGACCATCAAGAAGATGACTTCAATGATATTCGTAAAGAATATTCAGAGATGCTTCAGAGCCAATTAGCCAAAGGAAATAATGGTTTAATTAAGACGAAGTTTATCACTTATAGTATTGATGCTGATAACTACAAAAAAGCCAAACAAAGGCTTGAGCGTATAGAGGTAGATATACTGAATAACTTTAAAGTCATGGGTGTTAAAGCCTTTTCGCTAAATGGAAAGGAACGAATTGAGCTGCTGCATAGTATGTGCCATCAAGATACTGGAAAGCAAGCAGATTTTCATTGGGATATCGTTAAGAAAGGTGGCATGAGTACCAAGGACTATATTGCACCATCGTCGTTTAATTTCTCAAACCCTAAACAAGTAAAAGTTGGTCAAACAATTGGTGCAGTTAGTTATCTGCAGATTTTAGCACCTGAATTATCAGACAGAATGCTAGCAGATTTTCTGGATTTAAACAGTAGTATTATCATTAACTTTCATATCAAGTCTATCGATCAAACCCAAGCAATAAAGATGATTAAACGGAAGATTACTGACCTAGATAAAATGAAGATTGAAGAACAAAAGAAAGCAGTTCGTGCCGGTTATGATATGGATATTATTCCATCTGATTTAAAGACCTTTAATCAAGAAGCTAAGAACCTTTTGGAGGAGTTACAGTCCAGAAATGAAAGACTATTCTTGGTTACTGTTGCCATCTACAATACGGCAGCTAATAAACAAAATCTTGAGAATATCATTTTCCAAGTAAGTGGTGTGGCTCAAAAATATAACTGTGCTATTAAGAGATTGGATTATCAACAAGAGAATGGATTCCTTACCAGTTTGCCATTAGGAGAGAACTTCCTAGAGATTAATAGAGCCTTAACAACGTCTTCTACAGCCATCTTTATACCATTTACTACACAAGAGCTGTTTACCGAAGGACAAAGTCTGTATTATGGCTTAAATGCCCTTTCCAATAACATGATTATGGTGGATAGGAAGAAGTTAAAGAATCCTAATGGTCTGATTCTTGGTACACCAGGTTCCGGTAAATCATTTAGTGCAAAAAGAGAAATTACCAATGCTTTTCTGATTACAGAAGACGACATTGTTATTTCAGATCCAGAAGCTGAGTATTATCCTTTGGTTCAAAAACTAGGGGGACAGGTTATCAAGTTATCACCAAACAGTGGTGATCATATTAATCCTTTGGATATTAACCTTAACTCAGGTGAATATGATCCAATACGAGATAAGTCAGACTTTATCATTTCTCTTTGTGAGCAAGTTGTTGGTGGGCGGTATGGACTTGATGGCGAGGAAGTATCAATCATTGATAGGTGTGTTCGGGTAATGTATGAGCGTTTCATGGAGAATCCTTTACCAGAGAATATGCCTATTTTAGAGGATTTCTATAATGTGTTAGTAGAACAAAATAATGAAAAAGCCATGGGGATTGCTATTAGGCTAGAGATTTATGTTCAAGGTTCAATGAATGTATTTAATCATCATACCAATGTTGATATGAACAATAGAATCATCTGTTTTGATATCAAGGAATTAGGCTCTACATTGAAGATGTTAGGGATGTTGATTGTCCAAGAAACGGTATGGAATAAGGTTGCTAGAAACAGAGAAAGTGGTATTTCCACGAGATATTATATTGATGAGTTTCACTTGCTTTTAAAAGATGATGCTACATCAAAATACTCTGTTGAGATATGGAAACGATTTAGAAAATGGGGAGGTATCCCCACAGGTATTACCCAAAATGTACAAGACTTCTTGGCAAGTCGTGAAGTTAGTAACATAGTTGGTAATTCGGATTTTATTTACATGCTTAACCAAAATGCTGAAGATCGGCAAGTCCTAGCTAAGCAATTAAGTATATCTAATCACCAGTTGTCCTATGTTACGAACTCTAATGAAGGTGAAGGTTTGCTATTCTTTGGGAATGTAATTATACCCTTCTTAGATAAGTTCCCAAAAGACACAATGCTATATCGAATCATGACAACGAAACCGGAGGAGATGGTTAATTGAGTTCAGAAAAAAAGGAAATCAGAACTTCTGGACAAGTTGACCGGAAGTATGACGAGTTGCGTAAATCATATCAGAAGAAACAGATGCATGGCGATGGATATGATTATTACTTTACGGATTCCGATAATGACGGTCTTGCTGATGTTCATGATATTGATGATCTAAATCCCGATATTCAGGATGTCTCACAAATAAAGCCTTTGAAGTTCGAAGATCAACAAGTGAGAAAATCAACAACCAAGAATAAGCATATTCCTAATTCATCTAAGAAGAAATCTGTTAAACAACAAAAGCAAAAACAGAATACTCTTAAGGATGAAAAAGTCAGCAGAGAAGAGAATGAGCAATACTATTCAAATGAAGAGCGTGTTATTCATGGACTTGACCCTGTTACTTCTACAGATGAGAAGGTTTCTCCTAATCAGTTGAATAGGAGAAGACCGGAAGGTGAAAAAGTACACTCCAATAAGCAACAAAGAAATGGGCTAAAGGGAGATAAGTTAAGTCCTAGAAATCAACAAGCAACTAGCTTGAAGGACAAGAAGGTCAGTCAAGAGAAGCATGAACAGGCTGTTTCAAAAGATGAGAAGTACAAATCTAATGGGCAAAAGAAGAATGCACTTAAGAATGAAAAACCTAGTCAAGACAAGGGAAAGCAAGCATCATCTAAGAACAGCAAAGAGAATCAAGGTAAGCAGACTAAGCCTAGTCCAAAGGACAATAAAAGTGGTAAGGATAAAGGAGAGAAAGGGACTTCAAAAAAGAAGCAACGTCTTAAGTTTCATGAAGGGAAAGAAAAAGGGAAACTTGAAACAAAGAAAAAAGCTTCAGTTATTTCTCTTGCTTCTTCCGGGCAAGAGGTATTAAGACGTCACAATCAATATGAGCGGTTTGAGGATGCAGATGAAAACTCTGCTGTTCAAGCTACTGGATTCGGACGTGAAGTTGCTACTGACACTATTAGAGGAACATCAAGAAGACTTCAACATGGACCCATTAACAAAAATGTGAAGATAACTGCCACTCGCTCCAAGACTCAAAAAGCAAGAACCACAAGAGCAAGGAACAATTTTAATTTTGAAAAGTCTTTAAAGAACAACAAGACTTTTCAAAAATCTAAAGGCTTAAATAAATATTACCAAAAGCAGCAATTGAAGCGATCTTATAATAAGAAAGTCTATGGCAGCGTGCACAAGAGAGCAGAAAAAGTGCTTAAAGGAGTTGCTAAG from Petrocella atlantisensis includes:
- a CDS encoding Maff2 family mobile element protein, whose product is MTFFQSAIGTLQTLVTAIGAGLAVWGVINLLEGYGNDNPGAKSQGIKQLMAGGGIALIGTQLIPLLANLF
- a CDS encoding DUF6017 domain-containing protein, whose protein sequence is MGGRTFSRYTATDIARGRFYQMPKFLFDGELKKGLSNDAKVLYSLLKDRHELSLQNNWVNENNEVYLVYTRGNMQEMLGLSDKTVKKAVDQLKKYGLMEEERLGFNRPNRIYLTAVTLENRGVGDSPIPDTEDLRFRSRRNSDSGHGDSTIHDTEKFRPNDTNTNHTDYRDTNPINPSKKKNDGYDVIELQKGYEKIIKENIGYEYLYQNKIGWREDVESIVGIMVDVCTMPEDSSVKVNGTPMSVGIVKSQFLKIDSSHIEYIMGSLNDNPSDVRNIRAYLITTIYNAPNTISQYYRSRVNHDLYGGR
- a CDS encoding VirB6/TrbL-like conjugal transfer protein, CD1112 family, giving the protein MNSIFDKIEEFFTTLLIGMIEQNLTGLLTDVNSKVGSIAGEVGTTPQSWNSSIFTMIENLSDTVVVPIAGMVMTAILCYELISMVLEKNNMHEIDTWMFYKWIMKAVIAVYFVTNTFDIVMAIFDIAQHMVDASASSINTTASVDIDSSVSAMIDGLSGKSVAELAGIALETGVVRLTMSAISIVITVILYGRMIEIYLACSVAAIPLSTMANKEWSQVGTNYIRSLAALGLQGFFIMVAVGIYAVLVNSITVTDNIHLSVLSIMTYTVILCFALVKTSSLAKSVMNAH
- a CDS encoding MATE family efflux transporter, coding for MKKRKHKIIEEIKIIENASHASDIDVRRHFYAKLFAIALPMALQNLVSSSLNLIDTFMISSLSTASIAGVTAANKLFFILFLFLFGISSGSSILTAQYWGVKDVKNIRRVLGICLMLGISGAFLFTSAALFAPEMVMRIFTNQPGAISEGASYLRIIGLSYIPTSITFAYVFILRSTGNVKLPMKISIIAIMLNTFLNWVLIYGNLGAPALGVSGAAIATVIARGLEFALLMGIIYRNNEVAAARLHELLDINKTFFAKYIKTVLPVIFNELIWAVGVTMYDLVYGRMGESVMAAMGITKTIEQMTFFFIYSLGNASGVILGNQMGTGDMTQVFYYAKKLVKIMVIIGLSMSVILFIASGPLASFFQVEPLVATYIQNCIRVLAIVTVVKGLNMLIIVGILRSGGDTTFAMYLDGGAVWLVAVPLVFLGGFVWKLEIQYVYMLALTEEFIKVSIGLYRVWSKKWINNLIFEE
- the alr gene encoding alanine racemase — its product is MRHYQRVVAEINLDAIIHNYREIRKYLSEGTKICSVIKADGYGHGAIPIAKTLSEEGVDAFAVAASHEAVLLRKNNIHCPILVLGYTSEDDYHDMVKHDITQTVFRLDMAEKLSAVAMQLGKMARIHIKIDTGMGRIGFEPDDQALQIIKKISKLPMIKIEGIFTHFSRADESDHSTSHIQLDIFKGFIAKLKEAGIEYFDLHMSNSAGLIEVHQAEFNMVRVGIALYGLYPSYEVDHTLFKLKPALTLKSNIILLKEMDEGMPISYGGTYVTGRKTKVATIPVGYGDGYPRALSSKGRVLIRGSYAPVIGRICMDQFMVDVTDIEGVKEGDVVVLIGDMMGQGISVEEIASHMDTINYEVVCQLGKRIPRVYYKNQKPVLSIDYF
- a CDS encoding ParA family protein translates to MAEVITVANHKGGCAKTVTTLNLGYALKELGYKVALVDLDSQANLTTCFGIDNPNSIETNIAHLMIAKIDEEPLPDKEQYIISKDGLDLIPSSIYLSVVDANLRLEMGSERILDEILEPLREEYDYIIVDTPPSLGSLTINALSAADSVIITVNPQLLAMMGLQDFLKTTKKIQKRINQKLSIKGILLTMCDSRTNLSKILSEQVKEAYNGVIKIYDTYIPMTVKVGESVYYGQSISEYCPDSKAGIAYSKFAKELISHEEK
- a CDS encoding ParB N-terminal domain-containing protein, whose translation is MKKNSPRRNIADAIDFLTDDSYEQQITDIEISEVSEFSDHPFHLYEGKRLEDMVESIKKNGVLNPVIVRKLDDGKLEMLSGHNRMNASRIAGLEKVPAVIKSGLTDEEAYIYVIETNLMQRSFNDLHDTEKGAVLKLRHEKISSQGRRSDILRELNAIENGDEFDEESQVIDSRGRLAKEYNLDNRKVARLIRLTYLIEDWKLFVDNTKKAFLIGVNISYLAPEMQTYLYQECDEMGIKLNLKNAEALKKMNADKPLDETAISKFLLSNEKEKIKPKEYQSIKVRAKVFDKYLKDIGSPSDVDVIIEAALKEYFDKRG
- a CDS encoding PcfB family protein; protein product: MQEQVNEKTIALQVSAAKFTARELKHLMAVYLRHRKDKKQRKPLKIKETKKNGKVTLEDLSKKHDGLKSIEISEKNIKDFEKTAKKYNLEYALKKDIKTDPPTYFVFFKGRDLDVIDFAFREYLKESMEKANENKPSIRKALKKMLDKAKAMNKTRDKLKDKEPSL
- a CDS encoding PrgI family protein, which gives rise to MAYVSVPKDLSKVKTKVALNLTLRQIISFSIGAVVGFPVYWYSRTTVGNDIAVYLMIGCVLPFFMAAIFEKDGIVFEKYLGYIIKQRFLNPKIRPYKTENFYEFLDNLGREEVKYVQKERKGTGKTSAKKAKTKRQQQKVVKEADFAAEAV